In Vitis vinifera cultivar Pinot Noir 40024 chromosome 11, ASM3070453v1, a genomic segment contains:
- the LOC100250113 gene encoding RING-H2 finger protein ATL13 — protein MLKKLPGVLHLGLDFLVVADGTLDIRGFRPKVAVLVSFLHLSFENMDSVLFQIQEKAFNSPSESPAFLSQSPPPPANFQSGDYNLNSKVSPSILLIIIILAIIFFVSGLLHLLVRFLLRQPNREPEDLDNVTALQGQLQQLFHLHDAGVDQSFIDTLPVFLYKAIIGAKNPFDCAVCLCEFEAEDKLRLLPKCSHAFHMECIDTWLLSHSTCPLCRGSLLPDFSPNDICSPIVLVLESGSESSREIVSDRHSALGTNNSVLRTNSHLGCNDNEFGSIRIDPSYKSCEIVAKEEAPAAALLLDSGEKVVPVKLGKFKNVDGGGEGSSTSNVDERRCFSMGSFEYVMDENSSLQVPIRTPVKKTSTKRRSLPLTPGGRMAMSECDCESRREFSGFDAVKGGDTHMGSSSSIITGNNGNGNAIGRSKRESFSISKIWLRGKKENPSSRTVDSSRRAFSYRFPVHSSSAAADDLKLKNVSSSTGRTVSELEIGRWENGGSELGCDEEMQSCNSLDSQANPPSFARRTLLWLMGRQNKVVHSSFPPNV, from the coding sequence ATGCTCAAGAAACTGCCAGGGGTTCTCCATTTGGGCTTGGATTTCCTTGTGGTGGCTGATGGGACTCTTGATATCAGAGGATTCAGGCCTAAAGTTGCAGTCTTGGTGAGTTTTCTTCATCTTTCCTTTGAGAATATGGATTCGGTTCTCTTTCAAATCCAAGAGAAAGCCTTTAATTCTCCATCAGAGTCACCAGCTTTCCTTTCTCAGTCTCCGCCCCCTCCAGCCAATTTTCAGTCTGGTGATTACAATTTGAACAGCAAGGTTAGCCCAAGTATTTTGCTCATTATTATAATTCTAGccatcattttctttgtttctggTTTGCTTCACCTCCTTGTTAGATTTCTCCTGAGACAACCCAATAGAGAACCTGAAGATTTGGATAACGTGACTGCCCTTCAAGGGCAGTTACAGCAGCTATTTCATCTCCATGATGCCGGTGTTGATCAGTCTTTCATAGATACCCTTCCTGTCTTCCTTTACAAAGCCATTATAGGAGCCAAAAACCCATTTGACTGTGCTGTTTGTTTGTGTGAATTTGAGGCTGAGGACAAGCTTAGATTGTTACCAAAGTGTAGCCATGCCTTTCACATGGAGTGTATAGACACATGGCTTTTGTCTCACTCTACCTGTCCTCTCTGCAGAGGCAGCTTGCTTCCTGATTTCTCTCCAAATGATATCTGTTCACCCATTGTTCTTGTTCTTGAATCTGGGAGTGAGAGCTCAAGAGAGATTGTTTCAGACAGACATAGTGCCCTTGGCACAAACAATTCTGTTCTCAGGACAAATTCCCATCTGGGCTGTAATGACAATGAATTTGGGTCTATCCGCATTGACCCTTCATATAAATCATGTGAAATCGTGGCGAAGGAGGAGGCCCCTGCTGCGGCTCTACTGCTGGATTCAGGGGAAAAAGTTGTTCCCGTAAAGCTTGGGAAGTTCAAGAATGTTGATGGGGGTGGGGAGGGCAGCAGTACCAGTAATGTGGATGAAAGAAGGTGCTTCTCTATGGGGTCTTTTGAGTATGTAATGGATGAAAATTCTTCACTGCAAGTGCCCATCAGAACCCCGGTAAAGAAAACCTCCACTAAGAGGCGTTCTCTGCCATTAACACCCGGTGGCAGAATGGCCATGTCTGAATGTGATTGTGAATCAAGAAGAGAATTCAGTGGTTTTGATGCAGTTAAAGGCGGTGACACTCATATGGGTAGTAGTAGTAGTATTATTACAGGGAATAATGGAAACGGGAATGCTATAGGGAGGAGTAAAAGAGAGAGCTTCTCAATATCAAAGATCTGGCTCCGGGGGAAGAAGGAGAATCCAAGTTCAAGGACAGTGGATTCTTCAAGGCGGGCTTTCTCTTACCGATTTCCAGTGCATTCAAGTAGTGCTGCTGCTGATGATTTGAAGTTGAAGAATGTCAGTAGCAGTACTGGGAGGACTGTTTCTGAGCTTGAAATTGGGAGGTGGGAAAATGGAGGGAGTGAATTGGGTTGTGATGAGGAAATGCAGAGCTGTAACAGTTTGGATTCTCAAGCCAATCCGCCATCTTTTGCAAGGAGGACTTTGCTTTGGCTCATGGGAAGGCAAAACAAGGTTGTTCATTCATCCTTCCCACCCAATGTCTAA